From Hydrogenobacter sp., a single genomic window includes:
- a CDS encoding EAL domain-containing protein — MKPFDFFKKASQFITSEDFALKDLLKLCAQALDADRVSFWSVKEDVLFCEYMYIKESEEFIGGLLVKKESCIELIEYLESEGILISKEALKDRIVSKCLGEYINFEGTKAVLIAPFLREGKVEGFILCERADRSQSGEKDYVALLLSASVFLSYIYERQKVSFTVSLYKTLSSVNQAIIKAKSREEIFQEVCRIAVEVAGLRMAWIGLLDDAGNLKPVASYGYVENYLENININIHDEKLNKGPSARAILEKAPQINNDTETNPTILPWRAQMLRRGYLSSCAYPIKFKDEVIGSLNFYSDKKGFFTDEVVKLIEELGEDLSFALEHIDLLKNMRIMYMIAEQSYEWILITDTDGRIIYANPAVERISGYKREDLLGKTPRVFKSGFHSREFYKELWETLLSGREFSAIFVNRKKDGSIFYLDAVISPIKDESGSIINFVSTARDITYVRQMEERIHKMLNYDLLTNLPNKNSFFSELESAVEKTPESNFVVLLVDIYNMRGINATFGSNFGDEVLKAFAKNLSMLPGFCARYGNDEFALFKRVDNIEEVYELISGVFKAGELNIEGHTHRLGLHIGISLYPADGLNANQLLNNAEIALRKSMEDVPGSYEFYNREEGERLSRFVKMEEELRGAFDRNEFSIYFQAIYRSSDLKIVMAEELLRWNSRTFGLLQAREFIPLLERIGLVVDIGYYVFDKCAQIIKEYGINVPICVNLSPLQLQREDLVEKLCQIVEKYGVSPGYLNVELTEEVIVQDIQRAKKVMEALKKCGFLITLDDFGVKYSSLSYLTQFPVDYIKVDISFVRLVDTDEKIFRIVMAILNVAKTLGIKTVAEGVERESQLNILRDIGCDYLQGFYLSKPVPLEKFIAMLS; from the coding sequence ATGAAACCCTTTGATTTTTTTAAAAAGGCTTCCCAATTTATCACTTCTGAGGACTTTGCTCTAAAGGATCTGTTGAAGTTGTGCGCGCAAGCTTTAGATGCGGATAGGGTAAGTTTTTGGAGTGTAAAGGAGGACGTTCTCTTTTGCGAATATATGTACATAAAGGAAAGTGAGGAATTCATAGGAGGGCTTTTGGTCAAAAAGGAAAGCTGTATTGAGTTGATTGAGTATTTGGAAAGTGAGGGGATTTTAATTTCCAAAGAAGCGTTAAAAGATAGGATAGTAAGCAAATGCCTGGGAGAGTATATTAATTTTGAAGGTACAAAGGCAGTTCTAATAGCACCATTTTTGCGAGAGGGTAAGGTAGAAGGTTTTATACTTTGCGAAAGGGCTGATCGCTCACAATCTGGGGAAAAGGACTATGTTGCACTGCTTCTTTCTGCCTCAGTTTTCCTGAGTTATATTTACGAAAGGCAAAAGGTGTCATTTACAGTCAGTCTATACAAGACGCTGTCTTCTGTAAATCAGGCTATTATAAAAGCCAAGAGCAGAGAGGAGATCTTTCAGGAAGTGTGCAGGATAGCTGTTGAGGTAGCAGGTTTAAGAATGGCGTGGATAGGTCTTCTTGATGATGCGGGAAACTTAAAGCCAGTAGCATCTTACGGATACGTAGAAAATTACCTTGAAAACATCAATATAAACATACATGACGAAAAACTAAACAAAGGTCCTTCCGCAAGGGCGATCTTGGAAAAGGCTCCTCAGATAAATAACGATACGGAAACAAACCCAACAATTTTGCCCTGGCGCGCACAGATGTTAAGGAGGGGTTATCTTTCAAGCTGTGCCTATCCAATAAAATTCAAAGATGAGGTCATAGGTAGTTTAAACTTTTACTCTGATAAAAAGGGCTTTTTTACCGATGAGGTCGTAAAGCTTATAGAGGAGCTTGGTGAGGATCTATCTTTCGCTTTAGAACACATAGATCTTCTTAAAAACATGAGGATCATGTACATGATAGCTGAACAATCTTACGAGTGGATATTAATAACGGATACTGATGGTAGAATAATTTACGCCAATCCTGCTGTAGAGCGCATAAGCGGTTACAAAAGGGAGGATCTTCTTGGAAAAACGCCACGTGTGTTCAAATCTGGATTTCACAGCAGGGAGTTTTATAAAGAACTTTGGGAAACCCTGCTTTCTGGAAGAGAGTTTTCGGCGATTTTTGTAAACAGGAAAAAGGATGGAAGTATTTTCTACCTTGATGCTGTGATAAGTCCAATAAAAGACGAAAGTGGAAGTATCATCAATTTTGTATCCACCGCAAGGGATATAACTTACGTAAGACAGATGGAAGAAAGAATCCACAAAATGCTTAACTACGACCTTTTGACGAACTTACCTAACAAAAACAGCTTTTTCAGTGAGTTGGAAAGCGCTGTAGAAAAAACACCTGAAAGCAACTTCGTTGTTTTGTTGGTAGACATATATAACATGAGAGGCATAAATGCTACCTTTGGATCAAACTTCGGTGATGAGGTTCTAAAAGCATTTGCGAAGAATCTTTCTATGCTCCCGGGTTTTTGCGCACGTTATGGGAACGACGAATTTGCCCTATTTAAAAGGGTGGATAATATAGAGGAGGTGTATGAACTCATAAGTGGTGTATTTAAAGCTGGAGAGTTGAACATAGAAGGTCATACGCATAGATTGGGACTTCATATAGGTATATCCCTTTACCCAGCGGACGGATTAAACGCCAATCAACTTCTTAATAATGCAGAAATAGCACTTAGAAAGTCTATGGAAGATGTTCCCGGAAGCTACGAGTTTTATAACAGAGAGGAAGGCGAAAGACTCTCTCGATTTGTAAAGATGGAAGAAGAATTGAGGGGTGCTTTTGACAGGAATGAGTTTTCAATTTACTTTCAAGCTATTTATAGATCTTCGGATCTCAAGATAGTCATGGCTGAGGAACTTTTAAGATGGAACTCAAGAACGTTCGGACTTTTGCAGGCGAGAGAATTTATCCCACTTCTTGAAAGGATAGGTTTAGTTGTGGATATTGGCTACTACGTATTTGATAAATGCGCCCAAATAATTAAAGAATACGGTATAAATGTACCCATTTGTGTAAATCTCTCACCTTTACAGTTACAGCGGGAGGATCTCGTAGAAAAACTATGTCAGATAGTAGAAAAGTACGGTGTATCTCCCGGATACTTGAACGTAGAGCTTACGGAAGAGGTGATCGTTCAAGACATACAGCGTGCAAAGAAAGTGATGGAAGCGTTGAAAAAGTGCGGTTTTCTGATCACGCTTGATGATTTTGGAGTAAAGTACTCTTCACTCTCCTACCTTACCCAGTTCCCCGTGGACTATATAAAGGTAGATATATCCTTTGTGAGACTCGTTGATACTGATGAGAAAATCTTCAGGATTGTGATGGCTATACTGAACGTGGCAAAGACTCTCGGTATAAAAACGGTGGCTGAAGGTGTGGAGAGAGAGTCCCAACTGAACATACTCAGAGACATAGGTTGTGATTATCTGCAGGGTTTTTACCTGAGCAAGCCTGTGCCTTTAGAGAAGTTTATCGCCATGCTTTCTTAA
- a CDS encoding TlpA disulfide reductase family protein — protein MRKISYLLALLLLGGLLFFAFVHKKEDEEGYSVSPSSAQSFPDFTFTGLDGKVYRLSDFKGKIVLLNFWASWCPPCREEMPLFEKVYEDCKKYGFVILAVSMDTNSSLRDNYLKELKPSFLILEGNDDIKLVGLPTSYLIDRNGKVYKVKLGVYREVKEDIEKLLGPNERC, from the coding sequence ATGAGAAAGATATCTTACCTTTTGGCTCTTCTACTTCTCGGAGGTTTGCTTTTTTTCGCTTTTGTGCACAAAAAGGAAGATGAAGAGGGTTACAGCGTTAGCCCTTCATCCGCACAAAGCTTTCCAGATTTTACCTTTACCGGGCTTGACGGGAAGGTTTATCGTCTCTCTGACTTTAAGGGGAAGATAGTGCTTTTGAACTTCTGGGCAAGCTGGTGTCCGCCTTGCAGAGAAGAGATGCCTTTATTTGAGAAAGTTTATGAGGATTGTAAAAAGTATGGCTTTGTGATTTTGGCAGTTAGTATGGATACAAACTCTTCCCTTAGAGACAACTACCTGAAGGAGTTAAAACCCTCTTTTCTAATTTTGGAAGGTAACGACGACATAAAGCTTGTTGGTCTACCTACATCTTATTTAATTGACAGGAATGGGAAAGTTTATAAGGTAAAGCTTGGGGTGTACAGGGAAGTTAAAGAGGATATAGAAAAACTGCTCGGTCCTAACGAGAGGTGCTAA
- a CDS encoding cytochrome c biogenesis protein CcdA: MFEVSFLLAFTAGILAFLSPCVLPIIPGYISYISGMGAQEIKEERKNFSWRILFASVLFVLGFSLVFTMLGAGASAVGQVLRDYQSLIAKVGGAVVVFFGFHFAGVFLRKNFLKEAVGIGSLLTALYFLGVLPQKLFFDLAGILLVCLSLYLFGIHEMLYKQARKEAKSDLPLLGAFLLGVFFAFGWSPCIGPVLGSILLYASQQETVTRGALLLFVFSMGLGLPFVIAGALLSAFLSFVKRFSKFFGLVEFVGGLLLIILGILLTTGKLSEISALLGV; encoded by the coding sequence ATGTTTGAAGTATCTTTTCTCTTAGCTTTTACCGCCGGCATACTGGCTTTTTTATCTCCATGCGTGCTTCCCATAATACCCGGGTACATATCTTACATATCTGGTATGGGTGCGCAAGAGATAAAGGAAGAGAGAAAAAACTTTAGTTGGCGCATACTTTTTGCATCGGTGCTTTTTGTGCTTGGCTTTTCTTTAGTCTTTACTATGCTTGGTGCGGGGGCGAGCGCTGTAGGTCAGGTGCTTAGGGATTACCAGAGTTTGATAGCCAAAGTAGGGGGTGCGGTGGTTGTATTTTTTGGTTTTCACTTTGCGGGAGTTTTCCTTAGAAAGAATTTTTTGAAGGAAGCTGTGGGAATAGGATCTTTGCTGACTGCCCTTTACTTTCTCGGTGTTCTGCCACAGAAACTCTTTTTTGATCTTGCAGGTATTTTGCTCGTGTGTTTATCTCTGTACCTATTTGGAATTCATGAAATGCTGTACAAACAAGCAAGAAAGGAAGCAAAGAGTGACTTACCCTTACTTGGAGCTTTTCTTTTGGGTGTTTTTTTTGCTTTTGGTTGGAGTCCGTGCATAGGTCCGGTGCTCGGATCTATCCTCCTTTACGCATCACAACAAGAGACGGTTACCAGAGGTGCTTTATTACTGTTTGTTTTCTCAATGGGTTTGGGCTTGCCTTTCGTAATAGCCGGTGCTCTTTTGTCAGCCTTCCTCAGTTTTGTAAAAAGGTTCAGTAAGTTTTTTGGATTGGTGGAGTTCGTAGGTGGGTTGCTTCTCATAATTCTCGGTATTTTGCTCACAACAGGAAAGCTCAGCGAAATATCGGCTCTTTTAGGAGTATAA
- the hisH gene encoding imidazole glycerol phosphate synthase subunit HisH, producing MIALIDYRMGNLRSVSKALERVGLSPVITSDPSVVSKADAVVLPGVGAFKDAVRNLKSMGLFSPIIKHIERGKPFLGVCLGLQLLFERSYEFGIERGFGIFEGEVVLFPLSVKIPHIGWNQIWKRKESFLFKGINDGEYFYFVHSYHVVPKKMEIVATLTDYGIYFVSSVEYQNVFGVQFHPEKSQKLGLKLLENFRKAVYG from the coding sequence ATGATAGCTCTCATAGATTATCGTATGGGTAATTTAAGGAGTGTCAGTAAAGCCTTGGAGAGGGTGGGACTATCTCCAGTAATAACTTCGGATCCTTCTGTAGTTTCCAAAGCTGATGCTGTAGTTCTTCCCGGGGTAGGAGCTTTCAAAGACGCTGTTCGTAACTTAAAAAGCATGGGTCTTTTTTCACCTATAATAAAACATATAGAGAGGGGTAAACCTTTTCTCGGTGTGTGTTTGGGGCTTCAGCTTCTCTTTGAAAGAAGTTACGAATTTGGCATTGAAAGGGGCTTTGGTATATTTGAGGGAGAAGTTGTTCTCTTTCCTCTTAGTGTAAAGATACCTCATATAGGTTGGAATCAGATCTGGAAGAGGAAGGAAAGCTTCCTCTTCAAAGGTATAAACGATGGAGAATACTTTTACTTTGTACACTCTTATCATGTGGTTCCTAAAAAGATGGAAATTGTAGCCACACTTACCGACTACGGTATATATTTTGTTTCTTCCGTTGAGTATCAGAACGTTTTTGGCGTTCAGTTTCACCCTGAAAAAAGCCAAAAGCTCGGACTTAAACTTTTGGAAAATTTTAGGAAGGCTGTATATGGCTAA